In Oryzihumus leptocrescens, the following are encoded in one genomic region:
- a CDS encoding lysine 5,6-aminomutase subunit alpha, with amino-acid sequence MSSRVNPLLELDPTVVRKARSLARKAGAPVVKMARTHTTVSVERAVLRLAGLAGADHERVPWVNHLVSRVRDEVGLEHGVTTPVFDALRRGEAPDLLTLAQKAAAGSVSFRLPEGRDLTAAKSLAMRTVKPGMTRIDRNRATRDRLVKRHGDPKQRPWIYLIVATGDIYEDIPQAQAAAREGADVIAVIRSTGQSLLDYVPEGATREGYAGTYATQENFRLMRAALDETSKELGRYIRLTNYASGLCMPEIATLAGLERLDMMLNDSMYGILFRDINPIRTFVDQRFSRQIHARAGIIINTGEDNYLTTADAVEAAHTVTVSQLLNEYFAKEAGLQDWQLGLGHAFEINPDLPDSFRMELAHAMLARQLFPNAPLKWMPPTKHMTGDVFRGYLLDGFFNLVGAMTGQGILLVGMMTEAVVTPFLSDRDLALQNVRYVMNAAGGLTEDFHPPRDGFIQTRARQVLSEAIDLLERIVHDSDAAGDPPLLSAIADGTFGLMKRPADAGKGLDGVVKRADGYDNPAITLLEQKESAK; translated from the coding sequence GTGTCTTCCCGCGTGAACCCCCTGCTCGAGCTCGACCCAACCGTCGTCCGCAAGGCCCGTTCCCTGGCCCGCAAGGCCGGCGCGCCGGTCGTGAAGATGGCCCGCACGCACACGACGGTCTCTGTCGAGCGCGCGGTGCTGCGCCTGGCGGGCCTGGCCGGCGCCGACCACGAACGCGTCCCGTGGGTCAACCACCTGGTCTCCCGGGTGCGTGACGAGGTCGGACTCGAGCACGGGGTCACCACACCGGTCTTCGACGCCCTGCGCCGTGGCGAGGCCCCCGACCTGCTGACCCTGGCCCAGAAGGCCGCCGCCGGCTCGGTGTCGTTCCGTCTGCCGGAGGGCCGCGACCTCACGGCCGCGAAGTCACTGGCGATGCGCACGGTCAAGCCGGGGATGACCCGCATCGACAGGAACCGCGCCACCCGCGACCGGCTCGTCAAGCGGCACGGCGACCCCAAGCAGCGGCCGTGGATCTACCTCATCGTGGCCACCGGCGACATCTACGAGGACATCCCGCAGGCGCAGGCCGCCGCGCGCGAGGGCGCCGACGTCATCGCGGTGATCCGCTCCACCGGGCAGTCCCTGCTGGACTACGTGCCCGAGGGCGCCACCCGCGAGGGGTACGCCGGCACCTACGCCACCCAGGAGAACTTCCGGCTCATGCGGGCCGCCCTCGACGAGACGAGCAAGGAGCTCGGCCGCTACATCCGGCTGACCAACTACGCCTCCGGCCTGTGCATGCCCGAGATCGCCACGCTGGCCGGCCTCGAGCGGCTCGACATGATGCTCAACGACTCGATGTACGGCATCCTCTTCCGCGACATCAACCCGATCAGGACCTTTGTGGACCAACGGTTCTCGCGCCAGATCCACGCCCGGGCGGGGATCATCATCAACACCGGCGAGGACAACTACCTGACCACTGCCGACGCGGTCGAGGCCGCGCACACCGTCACGGTCAGCCAGCTGCTCAACGAGTACTTCGCCAAGGAGGCGGGGCTGCAGGACTGGCAGCTCGGCCTGGGCCACGCGTTCGAGATCAACCCCGACCTGCCCGACAGCTTCCGGATGGAGCTGGCCCACGCCATGCTCGCCCGCCAGCTCTTCCCCAACGCGCCGCTGAAGTGGATGCCGCCGACCAAGCACATGACCGGCGACGTCTTCCGCGGCTACCTGCTCGACGGGTTCTTCAACCTCGTCGGCGCGATGACCGGCCAGGGCATCCTGCTGGTCGGCATGATGACCGAGGCCGTGGTCACCCCGTTCCTGTCCGACCGCGACCTGGCGCTGCAGAACGTCCGCTACGTCATGAACGCCGCGGGCGGGCTGACCGAGGACTTCCACCCGCCGCGCGACGGCTTCATCCAGACCCGCGCCCGGCAGGTCCTCTCCGAGGCGATCGACCTGCTCGAGCGGATCGTCCACGACTCCGACGCGGCCGGCGACCCGCCGCTGCTGTCGGCCATCGCCGACGGCACGTTCGGCCTGATGAAGCGCCCCGCCGACGCCGGCAAGGGCCTGGACGGCGTCGTCAAGCGCGCGGACGGCTACGACAACCCCGCGATCACCCTTCTGGAGCAGAAGGAGTCGGCCAAGTGA
- a CDS encoding FxsA family protein, with amino-acid sequence MTTQPPRRRRPRWLTVVFVLLVVVPIAEISVIVAVGKAIGGWQTFFLLLVESALGAWLVRREGSKTWQALRVALQTGRMPSRELTDAALVLVGGTLLLTPGFLTDIAGFFFVLPVTRPVARRLMERAVAARLLRGWGGPGGAGGAGGDTIEGEVL; translated from the coding sequence GTGACCACCCAGCCGCCACGGCGACGCCGACCGCGCTGGCTGACCGTCGTCTTCGTCCTGCTGGTCGTCGTGCCGATCGCCGAGATCTCGGTGATCGTGGCCGTGGGCAAGGCCATCGGCGGATGGCAGACCTTCTTCCTGCTGCTCGTGGAGTCAGCCCTCGGGGCGTGGCTGGTGCGCCGGGAGGGCTCCAAGACGTGGCAGGCGCTGCGGGTGGCGCTGCAGACCGGTCGGATGCCCTCCCGCGAGCTGACCGACGCGGCCCTGGTCCTCGTCGGCGGCACCCTGCTGCTCACCCCGGGCTTCCTGACCGACATCGCGGGCTTCTTCTTCGTCCTGCCGGTCACCCGGCCGGTGGCGCGCCGGCTGATGGAGCGGGCGGTGGCTGCCCGGCTGCTGCGCGGCTGGGGCGGACCCGGGGGAGCGGGCGGCGCCGGCGGCGACACCATCGAGGGTGAGGTCCTCTAG
- a CDS encoding polyprenol monophosphomannose synthase, protein MTHPAPRTADASPDRGPIGRVVVLIPTYNERENLPRIVARVRTAVPEADVLVLDDNSPDGTGEVADGLAAVDEHVRVLHRQGKEGLGAAYLAGFAWALEQGYDALVEMDADGSHQPEQLPSLLEALRGADVVLGSRWVPGGAVVNWPLSRKALSVGGNIYIKALLGMPVGDATGGYRVYRAAALRLMDLHDVASQGYCFQVDLVWRAVRRGLTVREVPITFVEREIGDSKMSKDIVRESMRRITAWGATYRAGQLRALTRREPTWHRLSQ, encoded by the coding sequence ATGACCCACCCTGCGCCCCGCACCGCGGACGCTTCCCCCGACCGCGGCCCGATCGGCCGGGTCGTCGTGCTCATCCCGACGTACAACGAGCGGGAGAACCTGCCGCGCATCGTCGCGCGGGTGCGGACTGCGGTGCCCGAGGCCGACGTGCTGGTGCTGGACGACAACTCACCCGACGGCACCGGCGAGGTCGCCGACGGGCTGGCCGCGGTCGACGAGCACGTCAGGGTGCTGCACCGCCAGGGCAAGGAGGGCCTCGGCGCCGCCTACCTGGCCGGCTTCGCCTGGGCGCTGGAGCAGGGCTACGACGCCCTCGTGGAGATGGACGCCGACGGCTCGCACCAGCCCGAGCAGCTGCCCTCGCTGCTGGAGGCGCTCCGCGGCGCCGACGTGGTCCTCGGCTCCCGGTGGGTGCCCGGCGGCGCCGTGGTCAACTGGCCGCTGTCGCGCAAGGCGCTCAGCGTGGGCGGCAACATCTACATCAAGGCGCTGCTGGGCATGCCGGTCGGCGACGCCACCGGCGGCTACCGCGTCTACCGCGCCGCCGCGCTGCGGCTCATGGACCTGCACGACGTCGCCTCCCAGGGCTACTGCTTCCAGGTCGACCTCGTATGGCGCGCCGTGCGTCGCGGGCTCACCGTGCGGGAGGTGCCGATCACCTTCGTCGAGCGCGAGATCGGTGACTCCAAGATGAGCAAGGACATCGTGCGCGAGTCGATGCGCCGCATCACCGCATGGGGTGCGACCTACCGTGCCGGGCAGCTGCGGGCCCTGACCCGACGCGAGCCGACCTGGCACCGCCTGTCGCAGTGA
- a CDS encoding MFS transporter has protein sequence MTSALDSGVGRRARRDTPHQRAWYWYDWANSAYVTTTMTVLIGPYLTSVAKAAACPGLADGASCRTDLDVLGIPVSPGSLAPYTLTVSTLVSAVLLIFVGAVADRSPRPTRLFAAFAWAGALAGSLLFLVAGSSWQLGVVLLIVANLCLGSSLVIYDSLLCRIAAPDERDRVSSRGWALGYAGGGLLLALNFVLLNVHDALGLSQGMAVRVSLLSAGLWWGVFTLIPVLGLRDVHGTTAAPVEKQAGVVGGSVRQLARTFAELRRYPQTLLFLLAYLFFNDGIQTVIGSSSLYGIEELKFAQSTVLGVFLLVQFVAFGGALLFGRLARSYGAWRVVLTSLGVWTLVVTVAFFVPAGALGAFVALAVLIGIVLGGSQALSRSLYSQLIPRGREAEFFSLYQAMERGTSWFGTFVFGLVHQLTDSYRWAIVALIVFFVLGGVLLSRVRMAEGIREAGNELPAVV, from the coding sequence ATGACGAGCGCGCTGGACTCCGGTGTCGGCCGACGGGCCCGACGCGACACCCCGCACCAACGGGCGTGGTACTGGTACGACTGGGCCAACTCGGCGTACGTCACCACCACCATGACGGTGCTGATCGGCCCCTACCTCACGTCGGTGGCCAAGGCCGCCGCCTGCCCGGGCCTGGCCGACGGGGCGTCCTGCCGGACGGACCTGGACGTGCTCGGCATACCGGTCTCCCCCGGCTCCCTGGCGCCGTACACGCTGACCGTCTCCACGCTGGTCTCCGCGGTGCTGCTGATCTTCGTCGGCGCGGTCGCCGACCGTTCCCCCCGGCCGACCCGGCTGTTCGCCGCGTTCGCGTGGGCCGGCGCGCTCGCCGGCAGCCTGCTCTTCCTCGTCGCGGGCAGCAGCTGGCAGCTCGGGGTGGTGCTGCTCATCGTCGCCAACCTGTGCCTCGGCTCCTCGCTGGTGATCTACGACTCCCTGCTGTGCCGGATCGCCGCCCCCGACGAGCGCGACCGCGTCTCCAGCCGGGGCTGGGCCCTGGGCTACGCCGGCGGTGGGCTGCTGCTGGCGCTGAACTTCGTGCTGCTCAACGTGCACGACGCCCTCGGCCTGAGCCAGGGCATGGCGGTGCGGGTCAGCCTGCTCTCCGCCGGCCTGTGGTGGGGGGTCTTCACGCTCATCCCGGTGCTGGGGCTGCGCGACGTCCACGGCACGACGGCTGCCCCCGTCGAGAAGCAGGCCGGGGTCGTCGGCGGCAGCGTGCGGCAGCTGGCGCGCACGTTCGCCGAGCTGCGCCGCTACCCGCAGACGCTGCTGTTCCTGCTCGCCTACCTGTTCTTCAACGACGGCATCCAGACCGTCATCGGCAGCTCCAGCCTCTACGGCATCGAGGAGCTGAAGTTCGCCCAGAGCACCGTGCTGGGCGTGTTCCTGCTCGTGCAGTTCGTCGCCTTCGGCGGGGCGCTGCTCTTCGGCCGGCTGGCCCGTTCCTACGGGGCGTGGCGGGTCGTCCTGACCAGCCTGGGCGTGTGGACCCTCGTGGTCACCGTCGCCTTCTTCGTGCCCGCGGGGGCCCTGGGCGCCTTCGTGGCGCTCGCCGTCCTCATCGGCATCGTCCTCGGTGGCAGCCAGGCCCTGTCGCGATCGCTGTACAGCCAGCTGATCCCCCGCGGCCGGGAGGCGGAGTTCTTCAGCCTCTACCAGGCGATGGAGCGCGGCACGAGCTGGTTCGGCACGTTCGTGTTCGGCCTGGTGCACCAGCTCACCGACTCCTACCGCTGGGCGATCGTGGCGCTGATCGTCTTCTTCGTGCTCGGTGGGGTGCTGCTCTCGCGGGTGCGCATGGCCGAAGGCATCCGGGAGGCGGGCAACGAGCTGCCCGCCGTGGTGTGA
- a CDS encoding hotdog domain-containing protein, which produces MSPRATPEHVGTTVTHRRYVPYSHAHYAGNLVDGAYSLAAFGDVATELCIRTDGDEGLFASYSDVQFLAPVRAGDCIEIEARLERVGTRSREMSFAVRVVARGNPERGESAADAFAEPIVATTARGVVVVPPAG; this is translated from the coding sequence ATGAGCCCCCGCGCCACGCCCGAGCACGTCGGTACGACGGTCACCCACCGGCGCTACGTGCCCTACAGCCACGCGCACTACGCGGGCAACCTCGTCGACGGCGCCTACTCCCTGGCCGCGTTCGGCGACGTCGCCACGGAGCTGTGCATCCGCACCGACGGCGACGAGGGCCTGTTCGCCTCCTACAGCGACGTGCAGTTCCTCGCCCCGGTGCGCGCCGGCGACTGCATCGAGATCGAGGCCCGGCTCGAGCGGGTGGGCACCCGCAGCCGGGAGATGAGCTTCGCCGTGCGGGTCGTCGCCCGGGGCAACCCGGAGCGCGGCGAGTCCGCCGCGGACGCCTTCGCCGAGCCCATCGTGGCCACCACCGCCCGCGGTGTCGTGGTCGTCCCGCCCGCCGGCTGA
- the lnt gene encoding apolipoprotein N-acyltransferase yields MHRYALALFAGLGLWLAFPSHDLWPLAPVGVALLALATRGAGPARGAVVGLVAGLACFLPLLSWSGIYVGAVPWVALSVLEALYVALLGAASGLLQSPRTLTGRAPVRPVVVALLWVAQEALRSATPFGGFPWGRLAFSQADSPLLHLAALAGAPAVTFGTALAGGLLAVAVARLRWEGPGRGIPVSGWLGALPALAGAVALTLAPALVPTPVDGPRAPVMAVQGNVPRAGLEFNAERRRVLDNHATVTHAAAASVHAGAKEHPDLVVWPENSSDIDPLRNGDAAAVINAAVDDIAAPVVVGAVLEEPSPRISNASLLYRPGVGVTQRYVKQHPVPFAEYIPYRSFFRHLNDKVDLVRSDMAPGPAPAVFRVPSRTAGTLAAGPVICFEVAYDGLVRETVAHGANLLLVQTNNATFGYTDESEQQLAISRVRAVEHGRSVVHVSTVGVSALITPDGVAHQRTTLFTAALLSGALPVRSGLTLADRVGAWPELLACAVVVLLLIARGRHGLRRYSRGDRTTSEGRT; encoded by the coding sequence GTGCACCGCTACGCCCTCGCCCTGTTCGCCGGCCTGGGCCTGTGGCTGGCCTTCCCCTCCCATGACCTGTGGCCGCTGGCGCCGGTCGGCGTGGCGCTGCTCGCGCTCGCGACCCGTGGGGCGGGCCCGGCCCGCGGCGCCGTGGTCGGCCTCGTCGCCGGGCTGGCCTGCTTCCTGCCGCTGCTGTCCTGGTCCGGCATCTACGTCGGCGCCGTCCCCTGGGTGGCCCTGAGCGTCCTCGAGGCGCTGTACGTCGCGCTGCTGGGTGCCGCCTCCGGCCTCCTGCAGAGCCCGCGCACCCTCACCGGCCGGGCACCGGTGCGCCCGGTCGTCGTGGCCCTGCTCTGGGTCGCCCAGGAGGCGCTGCGCTCGGCCACCCCGTTCGGCGGGTTCCCTTGGGGGAGACTGGCCTTCAGCCAGGCCGACTCCCCGCTGCTGCACCTGGCCGCCCTCGCCGGTGCTCCCGCGGTGACGTTCGGGACGGCGCTCGCCGGCGGGCTGCTGGCGGTCGCGGTCGCGCGGCTGCGCTGGGAGGGCCCTGGACGCGGCATACCCGTCTCGGGGTGGCTCGGCGCCCTGCCCGCGCTCGCGGGTGCCGTGGCCCTGACCCTGGCCCCGGCCCTGGTGCCCACCCCGGTCGACGGGCCCCGCGCCCCGGTGATGGCGGTGCAGGGCAACGTCCCCCGGGCGGGCCTGGAGTTCAACGCCGAACGGCGAAGGGTGCTGGACAACCACGCCACCGTCACCCACGCCGCGGCCGCGTCCGTCCACGCCGGTGCCAAGGAGCACCCGGACCTGGTCGTGTGGCCGGAGAACTCCAGCGACATCGACCCGCTGCGCAACGGTGACGCCGCGGCGGTGATCAACGCCGCCGTGGACGACATCGCGGCCCCGGTGGTCGTCGGCGCGGTGCTGGAGGAGCCGAGCCCCCGGATCTCCAACGCCAGCCTGCTCTACCGCCCGGGTGTTGGGGTGACCCAGCGCTACGTCAAGCAGCACCCGGTGCCGTTCGCGGAGTACATCCCCTATCGCTCCTTCTTCCGCCACCTCAACGACAAGGTCGACCTCGTCCGCAGCGACATGGCCCCCGGGCCGGCCCCCGCGGTGTTCCGGGTGCCCTCCCGCACGGCGGGGACGCTGGCCGCCGGACCGGTGATCTGCTTCGAGGTCGCCTACGACGGGCTCGTGCGCGAGACGGTGGCCCATGGCGCCAACCTGTTGCTGGTGCAGACCAACAACGCCACGTTCGGCTACACCGACGAGTCCGAGCAGCAGCTGGCCATCTCCCGGGTGCGCGCGGTCGAGCACGGACGCTCGGTGGTGCACGTCTCCACGGTCGGCGTGAGCGCGCTGATCACCCCTGACGGCGTCGCGCACCAGCGCACCACGCTGTTCACCGCGGCCCTGCTCTCCGGCGCCCTGCCGGTGCGCTCGGGCCTGACCCTCGCCGACCGGGTCGGCGCGTGGCCGGAGCTGCTCGCCTGCGCCGTCGTGGTGTTGTTGCTGATCGCCCGCGGACGCCACGGGCTGCGCCGGTACAGTCGGGGCGATCGCACCACCAGTGAAGGACGGACATGA
- a CDS encoding RNA polymerase-binding protein RbpA, translating into MAERSLRGTRLGALSMETDENVVPSERQLVKYVCPQGHVSELPFSIEADVPPSWECRCGLDAKLVDGPEPEAKAVKPARTHWDMLLERRSIPELEELLQERLALLRESRGEKPRRKRSA; encoded by the coding sequence ATGGCCGAACGATCACTGCGCGGTACCCGTCTGGGCGCCCTGAGCATGGAGACCGACGAGAACGTCGTGCCCAGCGAGCGCCAGCTCGTGAAGTACGTCTGCCCTCAGGGCCACGTCAGCGAGCTGCCCTTCTCGATCGAGGCGGACGTGCCGCCGAGCTGGGAGTGCCGCTGCGGCCTCGACGCCAAGCTGGTCGACGGCCCCGAGCCCGAGGCCAAGGCGGTCAAGCCGGCGCGCACCCACTGGGACATGCTGCTCGAGCGCCGCTCCATCCCCGAGCTGGAGGAGCTGCTGCAGGAGCGCCTCGCCCTGCTGCGCGAGTCCCGCGGCGAGAAGCCGCGCCGCAAGCGCTCCGCCTGA
- a CDS encoding OAM dimerization domain-containing protein codes for MSTAVSAAAEATTRDTQAPDLIRPYGDTTGDGMVQVSFTLPIPHDKRAEGAALQLAKKMGIEPALLVHAKAMGPDFTFFVVYGSVNHLVDLREVKVVEREYPLLSAKEVNAAIKSRLRRKLVVVGACIGTDAHTVGIDAILNIKGFAGEKGLEYYREIKVVNLGAQVLVPDLVARAKTEKADAVLVSQVVTQKDAHIHNTTTMSAAFREAYPAGKVPLLVAGGPRFEEGSAGKLGVDHIFGKGTTPGEVASYLVHMLAEKKEHAR; via the coding sequence GTGAGCACGGCAGTGAGCGCCGCCGCGGAGGCGACCACCCGCGATACCCAGGCTCCGGACCTGATCCGCCCCTACGGCGACACCACCGGCGACGGCATGGTGCAGGTGTCCTTCACCCTGCCCATCCCGCACGACAAGCGGGCCGAAGGCGCGGCGCTGCAGCTGGCGAAGAAGATGGGCATCGAGCCGGCGCTGCTGGTGCACGCCAAGGCGATGGGGCCGGACTTCACGTTCTTCGTGGTCTACGGCAGCGTCAACCACCTCGTCGACCTGCGTGAGGTCAAGGTCGTGGAGCGGGAGTACCCGCTGCTGTCGGCCAAGGAGGTCAACGCCGCGATCAAGTCCCGGCTGCGCCGCAAGCTCGTCGTGGTCGGGGCCTGCATCGGCACCGACGCCCACACCGTGGGCATCGACGCGATCCTCAACATCAAGGGGTTCGCGGGGGAGAAGGGCCTGGAGTACTACCGGGAGATCAAGGTCGTGAACCTCGGCGCCCAGGTGCTCGTGCCCGACCTCGTGGCCCGGGCGAAGACGGAGAAGGCCGATGCCGTCCTCGTCAGCCAGGTGGTCACTCAGAAGGACGCCCACATCCACAACACGACGACGATGTCGGCGGCGTTCCGCGAGGCCTACCCGGCCGGCAAGGTGCCGCTGCTCGTCGCCGGTGGCCCGCGCTTCGAGGAGGGCTCGGCCGGCAAGCTCGGCGTCGACCACATCTTCGGCAAGGGCACGACGCCCGGCGAGGTGGCGTCCTACCTCGTGCACATGCTGGCCGAGAAGAAGGAGCACGCCCGATGA
- a CDS encoding amidohydrolase, translated as MSTLYRGGFVYSPVDPFATAMVVTGHEIAWIGGEEAAAGHADAVDEVVDLDGALVTPTFVDAHVHTSMTGLSLEGVDLSDALSLAEALSRIETAARARQGRPVYAHSWDERAWPEGRAATSAELDRASYGGVVYMPRIDAHSAVVSSALAVASGARGRDGWHESGLVLREAHHLAREAFHAGITAADRSRHVDLALKAAAEAGIGLVHEHGAPHLSSAEDLATVIAAGDRGDGPQVMAYWGELVEDEQAARDLVARHGARGLAGDLCADGSVGSRTARVRRPYADEDTHGCAYLSVEQVRDHVSACSLAGVQAGFHVIGDAAVETVVAGLRAAADRVGADVVRRARHRLEHLEMPDADAIAALVDLGVHGSVQPAFDAAWGGEAGMYAARLGAERALAMNPVASMAAAGMSLALGSDTPVTPFAPWEAIRACVNHHNPEQRISARSAFLAHTRGGWRAGGVDDRGYLDLGQPASFAIWSVGDLVVQAPDDRIQTWSTDPRSGTPGLPDLSPGADLPVTLRTVIRGRTVFDAGALTPA; from the coding sequence GTGAGCACTCTCTACCGTGGGGGCTTCGTCTACAGCCCCGTCGACCCGTTCGCCACCGCCATGGTCGTCACCGGCCACGAGATCGCGTGGATCGGCGGTGAGGAGGCGGCCGCCGGTCACGCCGACGCCGTCGACGAGGTGGTCGACCTCGACGGCGCCCTGGTCACCCCGACCTTCGTCGACGCCCACGTGCACACCTCGATGACCGGCCTGTCGCTGGAGGGCGTCGACCTCTCCGACGCGCTGTCCCTGGCCGAGGCGCTGTCCCGCATCGAGACCGCAGCCCGCGCCCGGCAGGGCCGCCCCGTCTACGCCCACTCCTGGGACGAGCGGGCCTGGCCCGAGGGGCGCGCCGCCACCAGCGCCGAGCTGGACCGGGCCTCCTACGGCGGCGTGGTCTACATGCCGCGCATCGACGCCCACTCCGCCGTGGTCTCCTCGGCCCTGGCCGTGGCCAGCGGCGCTCGGGGCCGCGACGGGTGGCACGAGAGCGGCCTGGTCCTGCGCGAGGCGCACCACCTGGCCCGGGAGGCGTTCCACGCCGGCATCACCGCGGCCGACCGGAGCCGCCACGTCGACCTGGCCCTGAAGGCCGCCGCGGAGGCGGGCATCGGGCTGGTGCACGAGCACGGCGCACCGCACCTGAGCAGCGCCGAGGACCTGGCCACCGTCATCGCCGCCGGGGACCGCGGCGACGGCCCGCAGGTGATGGCCTACTGGGGCGAGCTGGTCGAGGACGAGCAGGCGGCGCGCGACCTGGTCGCCCGGCACGGTGCCCGCGGCCTGGCCGGTGACCTGTGCGCCGACGGCTCGGTCGGCTCGCGCACCGCCCGGGTCCGCCGTCCCTACGCCGACGAGGACACCCACGGCTGCGCCTACCTCAGCGTCGAGCAGGTCCGCGACCACGTCAGCGCCTGCAGCCTCGCCGGGGTCCAGGCCGGCTTCCACGTCATCGGTGACGCCGCCGTCGAGACCGTCGTGGCGGGGCTGCGCGCCGCCGCCGACCGGGTCGGGGCCGACGTGGTGCGCCGCGCCCGGCACCGGCTCGAACACCTGGAGATGCCCGACGCGGACGCCATCGCCGCCCTGGTCGACCTCGGCGTCCACGGCAGCGTCCAGCCCGCCTTCGACGCCGCCTGGGGCGGCGAGGCCGGCATGTATGCCGCCCGGCTGGGTGCCGAGCGTGCCCTCGCCATGAACCCGGTCGCCTCGATGGCCGCCGCGGGGATGTCCCTGGCGCTGGGCTCGGACACCCCGGTCACGCCGTTCGCGCCGTGGGAGGCGATCCGCGCCTGCGTCAACCACCACAACCCCGAGCAGCGCATCTCCGCCCGCTCCGCGTTCCTGGCCCACACCCGCGGCGGGTGGCGCGCCGGTGGCGTCGACGACCGGGGCTACCTCGACCTGGGCCAGCCGGCCAGCTTCGCGATCTGGTCGGTGGGTGACCTCGTCGTCCAGGCGCCGGACGACCGGATCCAGACCTGGAGCACCGACCCCCGCTCCGGCACGCCCGGCCTGCCCGACCTCAGCCCGGGAGCCGACCTGCCGGTGACCCTGCGGACCGTCATCCGCGGCCGCACCGTCTTCGACGCCGGAGCCCTCACCCCCGCCTGA
- a CDS encoding RNA polymerase sigma factor gives MNSPPDADTRLTELFRAHAARVHAYARRHVEEAHCDDVVSETFLVAWRRPHAVPDPPLPWLLVVARNVIANQRRTSRRADQVWFAAVREGWTAASASAEETVHERDLVLRALAGCTRAEREALLLTAWDGLSPAEGAAVADCSVRAFTVRLHRARTRLRAAYAAEETTTWTSVPAGEPARAARLVEELS, from the coding sequence GTGAACTCACCACCTGACGCCGACACCCGGCTCACCGAGCTGTTCCGCGCCCACGCGGCCCGGGTCCACGCCTACGCCCGGCGGCACGTCGAGGAGGCCCACTGCGACGACGTCGTCTCCGAGACCTTCCTCGTCGCCTGGCGCCGACCCCACGCCGTGCCCGACCCGCCACTGCCGTGGCTGCTGGTCGTGGCCCGCAACGTCATCGCCAACCAGCGGCGCACCTCACGGCGCGCCGACCAGGTGTGGTTCGCCGCGGTCCGGGAGGGGTGGACCGCGGCGAGCGCCTCGGCCGAGGAGACGGTGCACGAACGCGACCTGGTCCTGCGGGCGCTCGCGGGGTGCACCCGGGCCGAGCGGGAGGCGCTGCTGCTGACGGCCTGGGACGGCCTGTCGCCCGCCGAGGGCGCCGCCGTCGCTGACTGCTCGGTGCGCGCCTTCACCGTCCGCCTCCACCGGGCCCGCACGCGCCTGCGTGCCGCCTACGCCGCCGAAGAGACCACCACCTGGACCAGCGTGCCGGCGGGGGAGCCGGCGCGCGCCGCCCGACTCGTCGAGGAGCTCTCATGA